Proteins from a genomic interval of Gadus macrocephalus chromosome 2, ASM3116895v1:
- the gas7a gene encoding growth arrest-specific protein 7a, giving the protein MCFQVSIRAEKGGSPSLNTHTLWMFFKFRFELRNWFHKSTLILTRCGSVAMFQVNCVTFPLPGEGPEQQLLKPNDWSYCDYFWADKKDPQGGACMPGFEILLQKQLKGKQMQKEMSEFVHERIKIEEEYAKNLSKLSLSPLAAQEEGTVGEAWIQLKKSLHDEAEVHLKFSNKLHSEVEKPMLTFRSDHFKKDLKKYDHHIADLRKQLASRYAGVEKARKALADRQKDLEVKTQQLEVKLSNKTEEDIKKARRKSTQAGDDLMRSLDLYNQTQSKWFEEMVTTSMELEKLEIDRIEWIQQHLRQYTTLRHETDMFNQSTIENVDQLLQAVDPAKDRDLWVKEHKTGDVRPIDLDI; this is encoded by the exons ATGTGTTTCCAGGTTTCAATTCGAGCTGAAAAAGGGGGTTCACCTTCACTTAACACTCACACGTTGTGGATGTTTTTCAAGTTTCGATTCGAGCTTAGAAATTGGTTTCACAAATCCACATTAATTCTTACACGTTGTGGATCTGTTGCCATGTTTCAGGTCAACTGTGTGACGTTCCCGCTGCCGGGGGAGGGGCCCGAGCAGCAGCTGCTGAAGCCCAACGACTGGAGCTACTGCGACTACTTCTGG gccgacAAGAAGGACCCCCAGGGTGGCGCGTGCATGCCGGGCTTCGAGATCCTGCTGCAGAAGCAGCTGAAGGGCAAGCAGATGCAGAAGGAGATGTCCGAGTTCGTCCACGAAAG GATAAAGATCGAAGAGGAGTATGCCAAGAACCTCTCCAAACTCTCCCTGAGTCCCCTGGCTGCCCAGGAGGAAGG AACCGTGGGTGAAGCCTGGATCCAGCTGAAGAAGAGTCTCCACGACGAAGCCGAGGTGCACCTGAAGTTCTCCAACAAG CTCCACAGCGAGGTGGAGAAGCCCATGCTGACCTTCAGGAGCGACCACTTCAAGAAGGACCTGAAGAAGTACGACCACCACATCGCCGATCTGAGGAAGCAGCTGGCCAGCCGCTACGCCGGGGTGGAGAAG gccCGTAAGGCCCTGGCTGACAGGCAGAAGGACCTGGAGGTGAAGACCCAGCAGCTGGAGGTCAAGCTGAGCAACAAGACAGAGGAGGACATCAAGAAGGCCCGAAGGAAGTCAACACAGGCTG GTGATGACCTGATGCGCAGCCTGGATCTTTACAACCAGACCCAGTCCAAGTGGTTTGAGGAGATGGTCACCACTAGTATG GAGCTGGAGAAGCTGGAGATTGACCGCATCGAGTGGATCCAACAGCACCTACGTCAGTACACGACGTTACGCCACGAGACAGACATGTTCAACCAAAGC ACGATAGAGAACGTGGACCAGCTGCTGCAGGCGGTGGACCCAGCAAAGGACCGAGACCTGTGGGTCAAAGAGCACAAGACAGGGGACGTCCGCCCCATCGACCTGGATATATAG
- the LOC132452448 gene encoding C-type lectin domain family 10 member A-like, which produces MRASKSDHTVSSMEIEDSSNGYAPLMEERMSKAFSGVRQRPVRAAAACLAVLCVLLLLAIIGQAVHSRNIAKDDELKQKTQSTVQMKLQQAVNDAALQKKGLAASQAQLQEECNYLTSQKNQLQTNNDILQREAETLRAGQSKQQADTSALTKERDQLKASESQLQSSNAELTKANDFLKKSYESQSQKVTEMQRTTAELERRRDELQDQNALLKHVSEQLRYNFTALLTMVKNLRFSQDISAQEKEKMRSSHDVVLEQRDQLNTSLLVLEATTRQIQDGYTAMTRERDELQAATANLTTARDLLVAQNQNLTAERDLLLAQGGSPAAGCPYGWQTHEQSCYFASTIEKTWEDSQIYCVQQGANLIMVTNSAEMSFLNSIVELGGEVWIGLTDNGKEGQWMWVDGTRMTTSFWAKGQPNQHLAIDQDCVEFWSSSSTHGSWNDEACSIKAKWVCKK; this is translated from the exons ATGCGCGCCAGCAAAAGTGACCACACTGTGTCCAGCATGGAGATCGAGGACAGTTCCAATGGCTACGCACCTCTCATGGAAGAGAGAA TGTCCAAAGCGTTTTCCGGGGTACGGCAGCGGCCTGtgagggcggcggcggcttgtctcgcggttctgtgtgttctgcttCTGCTTGCCATCATCGGCCAGGCGGTCCACA GCCGCAACATCGCAAAGGACGACGAGCTGAAGCAAAAAACCCAATCAACCGTGCAGATGAAACTCCAGCAGGCTGTCAACGACGCCGCCCTGCAGAAGAAAGGACTGGCGGCCAGCCAGGCCCAGCTGCAGGAAGAGTGTAACTACCTCACCAGCCAGAAGAACCAGCTGCAGACCAACAACGACATCCTGCAAAGAGAGGCAGAAACCTTGAGAGCCGGTCAGAGTAAGCAACAGGCCGACACGTCCGCCCTCACCAAGGAGAGAGACCAACTGAAGGCCAGCGAGAGCCAACTGCAGAGCAGCAACGCAGAGTTGACCAAAGCCAACGACTTCTTGAAGAAGAGCTACGAGAGCCAGTCTCAGAAGGTGACCGAGATGCAGCGGACGACCGCCGAGCTGGAGAGACGGCGCGACGAGCTGCAGGACCAGAACGCCCTGCTGAAGCACGTCTCGGAGCAGCTGAGGTACAACTTCACCGCGCTGCTCACCATGGTCAAGAACCTCCGGTTCAGCCAGGACATCTCGgcccaggagaaggagaagatgagGAGCAGCCACGACGTGGTGCTGGAGCAGCGGGACCAGCTGAACACCAGCCTCCTGGTGCTGGAGGCGACCACCAGGCAGATACAGGACGGCTACACGGCGATGACGAGGGAACGGGACGAGCTGCAGGCCGCCACGGCCAACCTGACCACCGCCAGGGACCTGCTGGTGGCTCAGAACCAGAACCTGACCGCCGAGAGAGACCTGCTGCTGGCCCAGGGGGGGAGCCCAGCAGCCG GGTGTCCCTACGGCTGGCAGACGCACGAGCAGAGCTGCTACTTCGCCTCCACCATAGAGAAGACCTGGGAAGATAGCCAGATATACTGTGTTCAGCAAGGGGCCAACCTGATCATGGTCACGAACTCAGCGGAAATG AGTTTCCTGAACAGCATTGTGGAGCTCGGAGGAGAAGTCTGGATCGGCCTGACCGACAATGGCAAAGAGGGCCAGTGGATGTGGGTGGACGGGACCAGGATGACTACATC GTTTTGGGCTAAAGGCCAGCCTAACCAGCATTTGGCGATAGATCAAGACTGTGTGGAATTCTGGTCGAGTTCGTCGACGCATGGCAGTTGGAATGACGAGGCGTGTAGTATAAAGGCGAAGTGGGTGTGCAAAAAGTAA
- the rcvrna gene encoding recoverin a: MGNSKSGALSKEVLEDLKSNTKYSETELCTWYQCFLKECPGGKISRKQFEGIYASFFPNADPSAYARHVFRSFDTNADGTLDFKEYIVALHLTSGGKTLQKLEWAFALYDVDGNGTISKNEIQEIVKSIFNMIPEEDQKGLPEDEDTPEKRSEKIWDFFGKKDNDKIAEGEFIQGVMDNKDILRLIQYDEPQKIKDKLKEKRQ, translated from the exons ATGGGCAACTCAAAGAGTGGAGCGCTTTCCAAGGAAGTTCTGGAGGACCTCAAGTCGAACACCAAGTACTCAGAGACCGAGCTGTGCACCTGGTACCAGTGCTTCCTCAAGGAATGCCCCGGCGGCAAGATCAGCAGGAAGCAGTTCGAAGGCATCTACGCAAGCTTTTTTCCCAACGCCGATCCCAGTGCTTACGCCAGGCACGTGTTCAGGAGTTTCGACACGAACGCAGACGGCACCTTAGACTTTAAAGAGTATATCGTAGCGCTTCACCTCACCTCTGGGGGTAAAACGTTGCAGAAACTGGAGTGGGCCTTCGCCTTGTACGACGTGGATGGGAACGGAACCATCAGCAAGAATGAAATCCAGGAGATCGTTAAG TCAATATTCAATATGATTCCTGAGGAAGACCAGAAGGGCCTTCCAGAGGATGAAGACACACCGGAGAAGAGGTCTGAGAAAATCTGGGACTTCTTCGGAAAAAAAGACAACG ATAAAATCGCAGAAGGAGAATTCATCCAGGGAGTGATGGACAACAAGGACATACTGCGCTTGATTCAGTACGACGAGCCCCAGAAGATTAAAGACAAACTAAAGGAGAAGAGGCAGTAG
- the LOC132452469 gene encoding germ cell-specific gene 1-like protein, whose protein sequence is MRLERGWRASLALTLNVVAFSFAVLAVTTSYWCEGTRKVVKPFCTGPPLKVKQWFCIRFNSSNLNDSRLVQYIWETGEEKFLMRRFHTGIFFSCEQAADMNGFDCRDFSEIAPAHERGVLWLCIVAESFYLALLFAGGALMILEQCPCFSVMNKLKLNAFAAMCTALSGLCGMVAHMMFTTIFQLAVAMGPEDWRPKSWDYSWSYALAWSSFGTCMGSAVTALNRYTKTIVEFKYKRRNIEKSLHIKQKLLDLELPDNMWDVYLTAGPPGQPGAETVPPVNGHKPASGKGVAADGAAMADRQGEEYC, encoded by the exons ATGAGGTTGGAGCGTGGGTGGCGGGCTTCGCTCGCGCTCACGCTCAACGTGGTGGCGTTCTCCTTCGCCGTACTGGCCGTGACCACCAGCTACTGGTGCGAGGGCACCCGGAAGGTGGTGAAGCCTTTCTGCACGGGCCCGCCGCTGAAGGTCAAGCAGTGGTTCTGCATCCGCTTCAACAGCTCCAACCTCAACGACAGCCGGCTGGTGCAGTACATCTGGGAGACGGGCGAGGAGAAGTTCCTCATGAGGAGGTTCCACACCGGCATCTTCTTCTCCTGCGAGCAAGCCGCCGACATGAACG GGTTCGACTGCAGGGACTTCTCGGAAATCGCCCCTGCACACGAacgag gggTCCTCTGGCTGTGCATCGTGGCGGAGAGCTTCTACCTGGCCCTGCTGTTTGCCGGGGGGGCCCTCATGATCCTGGAGCAGTGCCCCTGCTTCAGCGTCATGAACAAGCTCAAGCTCAACGCCTTCGCCGCCATGTGCACCGCGCTGTCCG GGCTCTGTGGGATGGTGGCACACATGATGTTCACCACCATCTTCCAGCTGGCCGTGGCCATGGGGCCAGAGGACTGGAGACCCAAGTCCTGGGACTACAGCTGGTCCTACGC CCTCGCGTGGAGCTCCTTCGGCACCTGCATGGGCTCGGCTGTGACGGCGCTGAACCGCTACACGAAAACCATCGTGGAGTTCAAGTACAAGCGGCGGAACATCGAGAAGAGCCTGCACATCAAGCAGAAGCTCCTGGACCTGGAGCTCCCGGACAACATGTGGGACGTGTATCTGACGGCCGGGCCGCCGGGCCAGCCGGGGGCGGAGACCGTGCCGCCCGTCAACGGACACAAGCCCGCCAGTGGGAAGGGCGTGGCAGCAGACGGAGCCGCCATGGCCGACCGACAAGGAGAGGAGTACTGTTAA
- the LOC132452495 gene encoding protein NATD1-like — translation MALRICSRFNVLNHCSMRFISERACLLGGLRVEHDREKLCFTVCLGAEAGQGSIQSAVLRYKFMNEKQVDLMSTHVSESLRGKGIAALLSKAALDFLAEDDLKAHISCWYIKKYIEDNPKNGYEERVVN, via the exons ATGGCACTCAGAATATGTTCGCGGTTCAATGTATTAAACCATTGCTCGATGCGCTTCATATCCGAGCGTGCGTGTCTCCTTGGGGGTCTGAGAGTGGAACACGACCGAGAGAAGCTGTGCTTCACCGTCTGCCTCGGAGCCGAGGCGG GTCAAGGGAGTATACAGTCTGCAGTCCTACGATACAAATTCATGAATGAGAAGCAAGTGGATCTAATGTCAACCCACGTCTCGGAGTCCTTAAGGGGCAAAGGTATCGCAGCTCTCCTGTCGAAG GCTGCCTTGGACTTTTTGGCTGAAGATGACCTGAAGGCGCACATTTCTTGCTGGTACATCAAGAAATATATCGAGGACAACCCAAAGAATGGTTACGAAGAGCGCGTCGTTAATTAG